One window of the Podospora pseudocomata strain CBS 415.72m chromosome 7, whole genome shotgun sequence genome contains the following:
- the NIP7 gene encoding ribosome biosynthesis protein nip7 (BUSCO:EOG09264PD5; EggNog:ENOG503NVZ1; COG:J), whose protein sequence is MRALTDEEMKTVLDKLANYMSDLKSLIAPLEDGDRYVFRLNHSRVYYVKLSIANLATSISRDALLSLGTCLGKLTKTGKFRLHITALPILSQGARHKIWIKENGAQPFLYGSNVVKAHVGRWSEDCPEHQGCVVYSMADIPLGFGVTARSTTEARRLDPTGVVCFRQADCGEYLRDEDTLFAG, encoded by the exons atgcGCGCCCTAACAGACGAAGAAATGAAGACGGTCCTCGACAAG CTGGCAAACTACATGTCCGACCTAAAATCCCTCATCGCCCCCCTCGAAGACGGCGACCGCTACGTCTTCCGGCTCAACCACTCCCGCGTCTACTACGTCAAGCtctccatcgccaacctcgccacctccatctcccgcgacgccctcctctccctcggcaCCTGCCTGGGGAAGCTCACAAAGACGGGTAAATTCCGCCTCCACATCACggccctccccatcctttCCCAGGGCGCCCGTCACAAGATCTGGATCAAGGAGAACGGTGCCCAACCCTTCCTTTACGGATCAAACGTCGTCAAGGCCCACGTCGGGAGGTGGAGCGAGGATTGCCCTGAGCATCAGGGGTGCGTGGTGTACAGCATGGCGGATATCCCGCTCGGGTTTGGCGTTACGGCGCGGAGCACGAccgaggcgaggaggttggacccgacgggggtggtgtgcTTTAGGCAGGCGGATTGCGGCGAGTATTTGAGGGATGAGGATACGCTTTTTGCTGGTTAG